The DNA sequence GCTGGTGCCGGCATAGTTGGCTTCGTAGCCCAGTACGCGGTCGAGTTCGGTGGGGTGCCCCACCGATTCGTGGATCGTCAGGCCGAGGTGGTTGGGGTCCAGCACGAGGTCATACTTTCCCGGCTGCACTGTTTTGGCCGTTATTTTTTCTTTCACCTGTTTGGCGGCCAGCGTCGCATCTTCGACCATGTCGTAGGAGTTACGGTAGCCTACCAGCCCGTTGGGCCCGGGAATCTTTTCGGTAGCCAACCCATCAAGGTACTCATAGCCCATTCCCATCGGCGACGAGATGGCGTCGCGGGTTTTGAACTTGCCCGTTGCGCGGTCAACCGCCGAAACGGTAAACGTTGGCCAGACCCGGTGAATGTCCTGATCGATGTAGGAGCCATCGGTGGAGGCAAAGTACTTTTGTTCGTTCACAAAGAACAGGTTCGACGTGACGAAGGCCGCCCCATTCTGCATGGCCTGGTTGTTGACGTTCATCAACAGGTCGACTTTCTGCTGAACCGGGATCTCGAACGCATTTTTTTTGATTGGCGTTTTCCAGGTCACTTCCCCAACGCCTTTTTGCGGAGCCAGTACGACGGGTTCGGTCTGTACTTTGGCATTCGCTTTGGCGATGGCCACGGCGGTTTCGGCGCATTTGGCAATGGCGTCGGGCGTCACATCACTTGTTGCGGCAAAGCCCCAGGTACCATTGACGATCACCCGAATACCGATACCGTACGACTCCGCATTGACGATGTTCTGTACTTTCTGCTCGCGGGTGAACATGTACTGCTGCAGGTAGCGGCCAATCCGAACATCGGTGTAGGTGGCACCTTTTGATTTAGCCGTGTTCAGGGCTACATCGGCCAGCCGCTTCTTGGTTGCTGTGTCAACCCCGGTTTCCAGTAAAAACTCGGCAGGAACCTGGTTCCCGAAAACAGGAATGGAAGACGTTAACAACCCGCCCACGCCCAGGCCAGATAACTGGATGAAATCTCGTCTATTCATGCAGGATTAGTAAGCGTAGATGACCTACGCGTTGATGAGTGATACGTATTGTTCTGGGTCAGAAAACGCGAATATGGTTAAAAAAGGCCATTTGACTTATACTGGTTTTTGATTTTGTGACGAATGGTAAATGCCAGATTTGAGCGTATTGCCCAATACTATTCTGATAACGGTATATTTGACAGTATATTAACAGAAAAACGACGCTTATTCATATGTTGAACAAACGTCGTTTATAGTGCAGTTGGAAAGCTATACCTTCTGGCAGCCGGTATCGGTTCTGTCCCGTGTCTGGCGGAGGCAATGGTAAACAGCCGGTCCGGTACTACCCCGGATCAGAACAAGGCTACTGGTTGCGGAGTTGCTCGAACCAGCTCAAGGATCGGTTCATGAACACAACTTCGGTAGGAACATGCCCGCCGGTTTTGATTGGTACCAGATTGAGGTTCCTCGAACCCCGTTGCCGCATGGCACTGTATGTTTGCTGCGATGTCAAAAAAGGAACGATCTCGTCTTCCTGGCTATGAATAAATTGAGTTGCGGTCGGCGTCGACCAGTCGGTCAGGTCATTGTCATCCAGGGCCTGTGAGAAGGCCGAGGCCGGGTTGCGAACGTCGGCCAGAAACTCATCTGTACAGATCTGGTCAAAACTAAGCAGAATGGTCCGGGCGTTGTCGAGCGACTGCGTGATCAGTTCGGCATACGGTGCTTTGAAAAAATAACTGATTGGCTTGTTGAGGCTGTAGATCCGGTTATAGCTGAGCGTTTGCCAGGCATAGATCTGATTGGCTACCCCGCCGGCTGTTGTATTCTGGGTAACGTACCGGAAAAAAGCGGGCATGGCATAGGGCCCGGCTCCGCAACTTGAACCGGCCAGTTTGAGACTGGACCCGTAATTTCTTTCGATCAGTTTTTGGGTCGACAGGGTAGCATAGCCTCCTTCAGAGTAGCCGGCCAGAAAAATCTGGTCGTTCCAGCTAATTTGCTGCTGGGCCAGGTACGCTTTGGTGGCTAATAGCATATCGATGGTTGCCTGCGCCAGCGATTGCTCGTGTTCATAGTTGTGGGGCGTGGTGCTGGCGTCGCCGTACCCAACGTAGTCCGGACTGGTAACGATATAACCGTTCGTGGCAAAGTAGAGCTGGTAGGAAAAGCTGGCCGATCCGTAGTTGTAGCCCGTTGGAATTTCGGCATTGGAGAATGCTGTTGGGTGCTGAAAGCTGAGCAGGGGGTAAGGCTTGTGGGTGGCTGCCTGCTCAGGAAGAAAAATAACGCCCGATGCCGTGATGGGTGAACCATCTTTGAGGGTTGTGCGGTAGGAGATCCGGGTAACACTGACCTTGTAGTCGGCTGGCTGATAAACCAGGGAGTCACTGCTTGAATCAACTAACTGGAGCGCCTTATTGTCATAGCTGGCCAGTTGAACGGCACTGAGCAATACGGGAGCGGGTGGGACTTTGTCTGGACTACAGGTGATGCAGCAATAAGCAATAAGAACCAGAACTGTACTTCGTAAACGGTGGAACATTACTACGGGTGAAGAGGCTATTCTGTTGACGATGGCAACGGACTGAAGTCACCAAACAACCGGACCGCAACGCTATGGTGGGCGTTGCGGTCAGATGGGTAAATGAGTGGTAACTACTTTTTGCTTTTTTTAGGTTTCTCGTCGCTGGCTTCGGCTTTGGGGGCTTTTTTGGCCTTCGGCTTTTCGCTGGCCGCTGCCTGAACCGGAGTTGCTGGTGCGACCGGGCCCTGCACCGAGTTGCGGACGAACGTACCCCAGGTCAGGTTATCCTTTCCGGCCTGTACGTTCTTCGCCCGGTCAATGGCCATCGTTGCCGCAGCTTCCACCACCCAGTCGAAGTTGGCCTGGCCTACCGAATGCACGTCGGCATCGGGAGCGGGATTGCAGAAATCGATCGCGATGGGGATACCGTCCCGCACGGCAAATTCGACCGTATTGAAATCATAGCCAAGGCCTTCGTTTAGTTTCAATACGTAGTCCTTGATCGTTGCCAGCAGTTTTTTACCCGCATCGCCGGTTACTTTCAGTTCGGATGCATAGCGGAGGTGGTGGGGATTGCGGGGTTCGTAGGGCATGATGAGCACCTCTTTCCCGCCAATGCAGTAGCAGCGCACATAGTCGGTGAACTCGATCGCTTCCTGGTACAGCATAACCAGTTGCCCCGTTTCGTCATAGGCCCGGAACATCTGTTCCGGATTGTCGACTTTATAGACGCTTTTCCAGCCACCACCCGCGTGGGGCTTCATAAACGCCGGGAAACCAATGTGGTTGAAAATGCCGTCCCAGTTCATGTGGCCCAGGTTCCGGAACGAGTTGTGGTTCGTATCGTCGGGGCGCTCTTTGGAGGGCAACAAAATTGTTTTAGGTACGGGTACCCCGAGCTGAACGGCCAGCGCGTTGTTGAAAAACTTTTCGTCGGCGCTCCACCAGAAGGGGTTATTGATGACGGCGGTACCCGTCAGGGCTGCGTTTTTCAGGTACGCTTTGTAGAAAGGGACGTCCTGTGAAATCCGGTCGATGATCACGGCGTAATCCGTAGGAACGCTTTGTTCTACCTGATCAATGTGAACAAACTCGGCTTTAAAGTCGCTCTGTTTCTCGTTGACGCGATCAACGAATGCCTGGGGAAAGGTGTTTTCCTGTCCAAAAAGAATGCCTATTTTTTTCATACCAGAGTAACGCGGACATCCTGCCCGCCGGGGTTGATGGTTGGTTTGGTGCGGGCAGTTCAGCCAACGGGGATTGAAAAATTAGTCCGGATAGGGACGGTTTGAGCTACGGATTAAATCATGCTCAGGTAGCGCGGAAACTGGTCTTTCCATACCGGCCAGTCGTGGTCGCCCCAGGGCGTTACGTCGAGCTGGTGCCGAATACCCTTCCGGTTGAGAATATCGGACATCTGGAAATTGCTGCCCTTGCAGAAATCGTATTCCGACGTGCCAAGCACGATGTTCATCCGGTGAAACTCGTCGTTTTGTGCGCCCGGCATGAAGTCGGGTGGGTTGTTGAAGTAGACGTTGTCGTCGTAATAATTTCCCAGAAACGACCGAATATTGAAGGCCGCGCCCATGGTGAACAGGTGACCTACCTGCTCCGGGTGCCGGAAGGCAAAATTAAGAGCATGGTAGCCGCCGAAAGAGGCACCACCCACGCCTATCTTCTGCACGTTGCACTCGCGTTGAATGCCCGGCACCAGCTCTTCATGCAGAAATTTGTCGTACAAAACGTGGTTCCAGATCCGGGCACCGGGGTGCAGGTGCTTGGCATATAAACTGTCCTTATCGATGCTGCCAACGCAGTAAAGTTTTACTTTTCCCGTTTCCACAAACCAGCGGGCCGTTTCGGTAAAGCCGAAATTCCGGTATTCATAGAACTGCCCCATCGACGTTGGGAACAGCACCACCGGGTACCCCCAGTTTCCGTAAACCAGCATCTCGATGTCTCGCCCGAGGTGGTGCGAATACCAGGTTCTGTAGTCTTCCTGCACAGTAATGAGTTGATGAGTACTCGATGAAATTCGGTCGAAATTAGCGTAAAGCGGTAGAACCCACAACTATCAGCGAACGATGGCCCGAAAAAAACGCCTACTTTTGAGGCTGTGATACCTTTTTTTTTGATCGTTTCTGTGCTTATGGCTGAACCCGTACCGGCCCCAATTCACGTAGAATCCCTTTCTGTAACGGTTCGGCGCGACGACTCGCTCTATTCGGTCCCGTTGACCCGAACGGTGCGGCTGGATGTTGTGCTGCCCCCCGCTTACGACGCATCCGGTACGGCCAAACCCCTGCCGGTGCTCTACCTGAACGATGGCCAGGATCTGCCGCGACTGCACATGACTGCGGTACTTGATTCGCTCTACCAGCAGCAGGCGATCCGCCCCTTTGTGCTGGTCGCAATCCACGCCGGCGACCGGATTCAGGAATACGGCACGGGAGCCACGGCCGATTATTTGGGACGCGGGAGCAAGGCTGGGTTGTACACCGATTTCGTGCTGACGGAGCTGTTACCGTATATCGGCAGCCATTACCGCGTAAGCCAGAAGCCGGAGGATACCGCCTTTGCCGGATTCTCGCTGGGGGGGCTGTCGGCTTTCGATATTGTTTTTCATCATCCCGACCGGTTTTCGCGGGCGGGTGCTTTTTCGGGCTCGTTCTGGTGGCGTAGCAAAAGCACCGAAGCAGGCTACCGCGACGAGACTGACCGGATCATGCACGATCTGGTCCGGAAAGGATCGTATCACAAAAACCTGAAATTCTGGCTTGAAGCCGGAACCGACGACGAAACCAGCGACCGCAACAACAACGGCATTATCGATGCTATCGACGATACTACCGACCTGATCGATGAACTGGTTAAAAAAGGCTACCGGTATCAGCAACAGAACCCGGCGTCCGACATTCGGTATGTGGAAGTGCCGGGGGGGCAGCATAATCAGGAAACGTGGAGCGCCGTCATGCCTGATTTTCTGATATGGGTATTTCCAAATAAATGAGTGCTTCCGTATTCATTCTGTGCGCATGAAAAGCCTGACATTTATGAACGCATACCTACTTGCTCTACTATTAGCCTGTAAGAGCCCCGACGCTGCCCTTCCCGCAGTTCAGCCACCGGTTACGGTCGCGCAGCCCACTAGCGTAACGACCACACCGACGACCCGTAAACTTATCTGGTCGGATGAGTTCAATGAACCGGGCTTACCTGACAGCACCAGGTGGGGGTATGAAGTGGGCGGCAACGGCTGGGGCAACAACGAACTGCAATACTACACCACCCGGAGGCCCGAAAATGCCCGGGTTGAAAACGGCAGGCTCATCATCGAAGCCCGTAAGGAAGCGTATGAAGGGAAAGCCTATACCTCGGCCCGCCTGCTGACACGCGGCAAAGTGGAATGGAAACACGGCCGTATCGAAGCCTTTGCCAAGCTGCCGACCGGGCGCGGTACCTGGCCCGCCGTCTGGATGCTGGGGTCTGATATAAAGACGGCTGGCTGGCCCCGGTGCGGGGAGATCGACATCATGGAACACGTTGGTTACGACGAAGGTGTTGTGCACGGAACCATCCACACCGAAGCGTATAACCACAACAAAAAGACCCAGAAGGGCATGGCCGTTACCGTCCGGAACGTAGCAACCGATTTTCACCTGTATGCCATCGACTGGACCACCGACCGGATCGATTTCTACGTTGACGATCAAAAATACTATACCGTTCAAAAGTCTGCGCTGGGTAGCGATGTGGAACAGTGGCCATTTGAGCAGCCGTTTTTCCTGCTACTGAACCTGGCCGTGGGCGGTAACTGGGGCGGGCAGAAAGGTGTGGACGAAACCATCTGGCCGCAGCGCATGGAGGTCGACTACGTACGGGTATATCAGTAGAAACAGCAATCGAGTACAGAGAAGGGGGGTAACTAGCTGCGAGGCTGGTTATCCCCCTTCTTATTTATGGAAAATAGGCTATCCAAGGGAAAAATAGTCTGCTTCTGTATCCATTGCGCTGACTGGTTACGACTAAGAAAGGAACCCGTTTCTATCCACACCAAATTTTTTCATCGTATGATACATCCATCCACCTACCCATCCTTTAGCCGTCGTTTGTCATCCCGGCTCGTAGCAATCACTCTTCTGGCAACCGTACTGCTGGCTGGTTGCAAAAAAAGTAGTGTCGATCCCTCGAAGGGGCTGTCGGCCAAAATACAGAGTATTGTGCCCCAGGCAATTCTCGATGATATGAAAGCCAAAGGACTGGTTGTCAACGAAGGGTCGCAGCCACCCCAGCTTTCGGGTATTTACATTGCCAGCCCCTACACCCTGTTGAGTCCGTACAGCGCTCAGGATGGCTGGCAGAAAGGCAAAGTGATCAACGATTATAAATTCAGGTTCTACGATCAGGTGGGCGACGAAGTAAAACTCGATTTCAAGCAGAGCAGCGAAACGGCCACCGGGCTGGGCTCATTTGTGTCGGGCTTCGGGAATAAGTTCACCATTTTCGCCCAGACCAAAGGCACGCAAAGTGGTATTCAGAATACCCAGCTTTCGGTAATATCCGGTGAGCTGGGGGCGGATGGCATTATTGATTTTCAGTTTGCCTTCACGTTTACGGAGAAGACGGGCGACGCCAGCAACGCCGTACTCATTCCGGTGGGCAAATCCCGGATCTGGGAAGATGGCGATAAACTGGCCGGCAAAACAAATTCCTTCCGGTTTGCGGCACCCGAGGCTGCCGAACCGGCTGTCCGAACGCTGGTGGGTACGGCCGGAAGCGCACACTGACGTTTCTCCGCGTGGCTTGATCAAACCAGATTGACGCTCATCTGCCCCCGTTCGTTCGTTTCCCGGTGCGGTGATCGCCTGGTTGACGGGCGAACGGGGGCTTTTGTTTGCGGACGATACGCCCGCGACAAGAACGCGTAATCTTTCAACTGACCGTTCGCTCAAGGGTAGGCAATATGGTACAATATGTGTTTTCCCGATCCGCCCGCTGCTCGACAAAGGCGTAAATCATCTTGTTAAAACCGCTTTAGTCATGCATACACCATCCAATTCTCTACTGAACAAAGTCGTACTCGTAGTGGGCATTATTGCCGGTACATGCCTTGCCGGGTGCCAACCCAAAGCCGGTGATCCGGGTCCGAAAGGGGATACCGGCGCGCAGGGACCTAAGGGCGATACCGGTGCGCCGGGACCCAAAGGCGATGTTGGTACGGCCAATGTCATCTACTCGCCCTGGACGAGCGTCACGTTCTCGGGAAGCGGGAGTTTATACACCGGAAACCTGCCCGCTCCGAAAATTACGCAGGAGGTGCTGGACAAAGCCGATATCCGCGTGTACTGGAATGAGGGGGGGCGGGTCCTGACGTTGCCCTATGCCGAAACCCTGGGTACCACAACCTACACCGTTCACCAGCGTATCTACGTAGGGCGGGTTGAATTTAGGGCGTCTTATGCCCTGTCTACGCAGCAGTTTCGCTACGTGATCATCCCCGGCGGGATACCCAGCGGTCGGTTAGCCGGTGTCGACTTAACGAACTATGCCGCCGTCAAAGCCGCATTTAATATCCCCGATTGACGTATGTGATCGAATCCAAAGCCGCTGGTCGACCCAATCAGCGGCTTTTTCGTTAGCGGGAAACGGCAGTCTGCGTAAATCGAGTAGCTTGCGAAGCTAACAAACACCTGCTCACCATGACTCGACTGTTACTTGTGTTTGCCCTGCTCGGAACCCTCCGGGTAACGGCCCAGCCCGCCCGCACCGGCTCTGTACCAAATGGGGCAACGTTCTCGGTTTCCTTCCCCGCATCCCAAAGCAATAAGGCCCTCGACGGGCGGGTATTGCTCATACTGGCCAAAACGAACAAACCTGAGCCCAAGGAGCAGGTGAGCGATGCCGTTGAAACTGCGCAGTTGTTCGGTATTGATGTCGATGGACTCAAACCCGGTCAGGGAGCAGTGGTCGATGCCAGCGCATTTGGTTATCCCAAACGGAGTCTGCGTGACCTGCCGCCCGGCGACTACTACGTGCAGGCGGTGCTGCATAAGTACGAAACCTTTCAGGTAAAGAATGGACCCAATGGCACCCGCAATACGGTAAAGCTGCCAATGGATAGGGGCGAGGGACAAAACTGGCGGACGGCGCCCGGCAACCTTTACAGCAAAGTGCAGAAGGTTACGCTGAAGGCCGGTGGTCTGCAAACCGTTGCGGTGGTGCTGGATCAGGTGAACCCGCCACTGGCCGAACCAGCCGATACAAAATTCATCAAACACATAAAAATCCAGAGCAAACGCCTGACCGAATTCTGGGGTCGGCCCATGTACCTGGGCGCCCACGTATTGCTTCCCGCTGGATTTGCCGAGCATCCCGAAGCCCGTTATCCAATCTGCATCAACCACGGCCACTTCCCGGCCGATTTCGATGGGTTCAGCGAGACGCCCCCACCGGCCACTATGGACACGACCGATTACATCGAACGGTTCAAGCTGTATGGCTACAAAAAGATTGTGGCGCAGGAAGCGTATGACTTTTATAAAAAGTGGACGAGCAAGGATTTCCCACGGATGCTTATCGTGGAGATCCAACATGCCAATCCCTATTATGACGATTCATACGCGGTGAACTCCGAAAACATTGGCCCCTACGGCGATGCAATCATGTACGAACTGCTTCCCGAAATTGAGCGCCAGTTCCGGGGAATCGGGCAGGGGTGGGCCCGGTTCACCTATGGCGGGTCGACCGGCGGCTGGGAAGCACTGGCGGCCCAGGTCTTTTATCCGGATGCGTTCAATGGCTGTTTTGCCGCCTGTCCGGACCCGATCGCTTTCGATGCCTATACGGTATTTAACCTCTATAAAGACAAAAACGCCTATTACAGCGAGGGGCCCTTTCGGCGGACACCCCGGCCGGGGCAGCGCAACTACCTGGGTCAGGTGAAGGTGACCATCGAAGAGACAAACCACCGGGAACTGGCGCTGGGAACGCATACCCGCTCGGGCGATCAGTTCGACATCTGGGAAGCCGTTTACTCACCCGCCGGACCCGATGGATACCCGAAACGAATCTGGAATAAGCTGACCGGTGAGATCGACCCGACTGTGGCTGCCTACTGGCGCGAGCACTACGACCTGCTCCATATTCTGAAACGCGACTGGAAGACGCTGGGCCCCAAAGTAGCCGGAAAAATCCATCTCTACTGTGGCGACATGGACAATTACTACCTCAACAATGCCGTATACCTGATGGAGGATTTTCTGAAGGGCGTTAGAAACCCATCGGCCAACAGCGAAGTTGCTTACGGTGACCGCGCCGAACACTGCTGGAATGGTGATCCAACCCAGCCCAACTACATCAGCCGGCTCCGCTATAACACGATGTACATCGACAAAATTATGAAGCGCATCGAAACCTCCGCTCCCAAAGGTGCCGACCTGACAAGCTGGCGGTATTGAGGGGGAAGGAGCAAGTAAAGGCAGGAAGGAGGAAAGGGACGAAGGGGAAGCTGGCGCACGCTTTACCCCTTCGTCCCTTTATGCTTAACTTATAATGTGTTCAAAAACGCCATAGTGTCCACCCCATCGGCATAGTCGCTGAGGCCGGGACGCTGGGTGTGACCAAAGGCGACGCTACCGGGATACCAGCCCTGCCCGGAACGTCCCTCGCTCGCCTGTGCAGACGCTACTACCTGAATTTTGTCGGCGCGGGCGTTGAGCCAGGCCGTCGCGTCTTCCTGCAATTTATAGGTCTGGAAATAGAGGACTGAAATAGGCGAAACCAGCGCGTCGCTCTGCGTAACCAGCAAGTAGCCGTTGTCGAGGTGCGGAACGGCGTTGATCAGGTAGATCGACTTGTTGTAGTCGTAATTGTTCTGGTATTTGTGGTTGTTGAGGTACACCGACACCTGCGGTTCCAATGTACGCAGCAGGGGGGTGAAATCATATTCTTCCGGCACCAGGATCGTCGATACGTTCCGGCACCCCAGTCCGTAATAATCGGAAATGTCGTGTCCCAGCTTCAGGAACTCGTTTTCGCCTTCTTCGCCCATCAATAAACCCACCGATGTGCGGTTCTTACGGATGATGTTGGGCTTTCGGCCGAAGTAATAGTCAAAGTAGCGGGCGGTGTTGTTACTGCCGGTAGCAATGAACGCATCGGCGGCATTAAGCCGCTCCGCTTCCTCAACCCAGTCAGCGAAGGTTGGATTAATGTCTATTAATTTTTGTATTAAATAGTGGATTAGTACAAAATCCTGCGAGCTAAGTTTGGCCAGCAGCCGATGGCCGCTCAGGAGCACACAAAGCAGGTCATGGAAGCCAACGGCCGGAATATTGCCCGCCATGACGACACCAACGGTACGGGGAGTAACGGGTTCTTGTGGATACTGACTCAGCCAATCGGTGAGCTTGTCGGCGGTTAAAAACTCATCTGCAATGGCGTGCAGTGCATTCAGAGAATTATCGATTGTGAACCAGTTGTTACGGTAGTTAGCCTGTTGAGCTATGTCCGCTAATTCGGGCTGTGCCTCGGGCGATCGTAAGAAGTTGCCTAGGGCTACGAACGTTTGCAGGCGTTCAGATTGGAGCATGTATTGGATAAACAAATGGAATACCCCATCAACCTTTGTAATTAAATTTTAGTTTGCCCCCAACCTTTAAATAGTTATATTTGTTGTCCAATTCATAGACACAAGAATTTAATTATATAAATCTGTACTGCTCATGGCAATCATGATCACCGACGAGTGCATCAACTGTGGTGCCTGCGAACCCGAATGCCCGAATACGGCCATCTACGAAGGTGGCGTAGAATGGACATGGAGTGGGGGAACCGAATTGACCGATGTTGACTTTGGCGACGGCACCGTGGTGAGCGGCAAGGATCCGCAGGCTCCCGTTTCAAACGAGTTCTATTATATCGTTAGCGACAAGTGCACCGAGTGCATGGGTTTTCACGAAGAACCACAATGTGCGGCTGTTTGCCCCGTCGATTGCTGCGTTCCGGACCCCGAACACGTAGAAGACGAAGAAACCCTGCTGGCTAAGAAAGCATGGCTCCACGCTGAAGCATAAACTACGCGCATTTCCTGCGGCAAAAGCCCGGCTGAATCTCAGCCGGGCTTTTGCATTTTATCAGGAACTCAGGCGTATATTGATCTTTTATCCTAAGAGAATTTTATTTGGAAGAATAGTAACATAGCCAAATATATTACAAACTATCAAAAAATGAGTTTTTAGAGTATTTTACTGTTAAAATTTAGAATATTTAGAATAAGTTTGGCTAAACTTCAAGAAAGAGTACAATTCTTTACGTGCAGTGCTTGTAAAAGATCATTTATCTAATAAAATTTGTCCCAAACAAACCACATTAAGAATAATTGATCCACCAAATTAATAGCATGAAAAAAGCACTTTTACTTATTACATCTTTGTTTGCTGGATATAGCACTCAGGCGCAGGACTCCACTGCCGTGACCCCCGGGAAATTTACGTTCTCAGGATACATGGATACCTATTATTTTGGCAACTTCAACAACCCGAAGAGCCAGTCTAATCTGGGACTCAACGGGACGAACGTGGGCAACGCGCGGGCTTTTGATCAGCGGGCCGGTCAGTTTGGTATTGGTCTTATTCAGGCAAAGGCTGTTTACACCGCCGACAAGGTGGATGCCGTCATGGACCTGACGTTCGGGCCGTTCTCGGACCTGGGTAACTATGGTAACTACGTGGGACCACTCGGCCCCGGCTCTACGTCGCTGGCCATCAAGCAGGCTTACATCACCTACAAGGCCAGCAGCAAGCTCTCGTTCACAGCCGGTCAGTTTGGTACGCACATCGGTTATGAAGTGATCGACGCACCGGTTAACTACAACTACTCACTCTCAAACCTTTTCAACAACGGCCCCTTCTACCACATCGGTCTGAAAGCGCAGTACGCGTTCAGCGACCGGGCGTCGCTGATGGTTGGTCTGGTCAACAACGTTGATAACCTCAACGATAACAATAAAAAGAAGGGACTGATCAGCCAGTTGTTCTTCTCGCCGGTCTCGGGCTGGAATGTTTACCTGAATGGTATCGTGTCGAATGAAGCTTCGCAGGACATCGACGGGGTACCCGCCAGCAACGCCAGCTACTCCCTGTTTGACCTGACCACTACGTATCAGGTTACGTCGAAATTTTACCTGGGCCTCAACGCAGCATCGGGTTCGCAGAAAGGTGATTACCAGGGAACGGGCGGACCAGCTACGGCCAAGAAATGGGGTGGGGTTGCGGTTTATACCAACTACGCCTTTACCGATTCATTCGGTCTGGGTCTGCGCTACGAAACGTTCGATAATAAGAACGGAGCGCGTGCACTTACGGATGCTGCCGGTAATGGTGCCAGTGTAAATTCCATCACGGTAACCGGCAACATCACCGCTGCGGATGGTCACCTGCTGTTGAAGCCTGAATTCCGCGTCGATACGTATTCGGCCAACAAGTTTGAGAAGAGCAGCGGTTCGCTGACACCCTCTCAGGCCACGCTGGGTATGGCTGCCATTTTCAAATTCTAATCGCGTCCGTCAAGCCGGTAACTGGGTGGGCATAGCCCCACGGAAGACTTTCCTACTTAAAAAATCCCCGTTTCAGTACAACAAAAACCCCTCAAATACCATGCAAAAACCAAATTTCATTCCGCTGGCCATCCTGCTGGTTATTAGCATTGTGGCTGTTTTTATGCCGGCCGTTCCGACGCAGATCGTAACTGAAGGCATTAATTCGGGCGATACCGCCTGGATGCTGGTTGCTACAGCCCTCGTACTGCTGATGACGCCGGGGCTGGCATATTTCTACGGTGGAATGGTGAATAACAAGAACGTGATATCGACTATGCTGCAGAGCTTTGTGGCTATGGGCGTTATCAGCATCCTGTGGGTAACGGTTGGCTACAGCCTGGCCTTCGGCTCGTCGATTGGTGGTTTTATTGGCAATCCTATGGACCACTTTATGTTCAAAGGTGTGCTGGATGGTAAGCCCTGGTCACTGGCTCCCACCATTCCGCTGGTAGTATTCGCTTTCTTTCAGTTGAAGTTTGCCGTTATCACCCCTGCGCTGGTGACGGGTTCGATGGCCGAGCGGATCAACTTCCG is a window from the Spirosoma rigui genome containing:
- a CDS encoding ATP-grasp domain-containing protein, producing MKKIGILFGQENTFPQAFVDRVNEKQSDFKAEFVHIDQVEQSVPTDYAVIIDRISQDVPFYKAYLKNAALTGTAVINNPFWWSADEKFFNNALAVQLGVPVPKTILLPSKERPDDTNHNSFRNLGHMNWDGIFNHIGFPAFMKPHAGGGWKSVYKVDNPEQMFRAYDETGQLVMLYQEAIEFTDYVRCYCIGGKEVLIMPYEPRNPHHLRYASELKVTGDAGKKLLATIKDYVLKLNEGLGYDFNTVEFAVRDGIPIAIDFCNPAPDADVHSVGQANFDWVVEAAATMAIDRAKNVQAGKDNLTWGTFVRNSVQGPVAPATPVQAAASEKPKAKKAPKAEASDEKPKKSKK
- a CDS encoding alpha/beta hydrolase, with the translated sequence MAEPVPAPIHVESLSVTVRRDDSLYSVPLTRTVRLDVVLPPAYDASGTAKPLPVLYLNDGQDLPRLHMTAVLDSLYQQQAIRPFVLVAIHAGDRIQEYGTGATADYLGRGSKAGLYTDFVLTELLPYIGSHYRVSQKPEDTAFAGFSLGGLSAFDIVFHHPDRFSRAGAFSGSFWWRSKSTEAGYRDETDRIMHDLVRKGSYHKNLKFWLEAGTDDETSDRNNNGIIDAIDDTTDLIDELVKKGYRYQQQNPASDIRYVEVPGGQHNQETWSAVMPDFLIWVFPNK
- a CDS encoding glycoside hydrolase family 16 protein, whose translation is MNAYLLALLLACKSPDAALPAVQPPVTVAQPTSVTTTPTTRKLIWSDEFNEPGLPDSTRWGYEVGGNGWGNNELQYYTTRRPENARVENGRLIIEARKEAYEGKAYTSARLLTRGKVEWKHGRIEAFAKLPTGRGTWPAVWMLGSDIKTAGWPRCGEIDIMEHVGYDEGVVHGTIHTEAYNHNKKTQKGMAVTVRNVATDFHLYAIDWTTDRIDFYVDDQKYYTVQKSALGSDVEQWPFEQPFFLLLNLAVGGNWGGQKGVDETIWPQRMEVDYVRVYQ
- a CDS encoding TldD/PmbA family protein, producing MNRRDFIQLSGLGVGGLLTSSIPVFGNQVPAEFLLETGVDTATKKRLADVALNTAKSKGATYTDVRIGRYLQQYMFTREQKVQNIVNAESYGIGIRVIVNGTWGFAATSDVTPDAIAKCAETAVAIAKANAKVQTEPVVLAPQKGVGEVTWKTPIKKNAFEIPVQQKVDLLMNVNNQAMQNGAAFVTSNLFFVNEQKYFASTDGSYIDQDIHRVWPTFTVSAVDRATGKFKTRDAISSPMGMGYEYLDGLATEKIPGPNGLVGYRNSYDMVEDATLAAKQVKEKITAKTVQPGKYDLVLDPNHLGLTIHESVGHPTELDRVLGYEANYAGTSFATLDKWKTKSFKYGSPLVNIVADKTQPHTLGTVGYDDEGVPCKEWDLIKDGVLVNYQAIRDQVHILGEKASNGCCYADNWNSVQFQRMPNVSLKPGAEKRSVLDMIKGVEKGIYIIGRGSYSIDQQRYNFQFGGQLFYEIKNGEITGMLDDVAYQSNTQEFWNSCAQLCDKDDYRTFGSFFDGKGQPSQVSAVSHGSATTRFNGVNVINTARKI
- a CDS encoding esterase family protein — its product is MQEDYRTWYSHHLGRDIEMLVYGNWGYPVVLFPTSMGQFYEYRNFGFTETARWFVETGKVKLYCVGSIDKDSLYAKHLHPGARIWNHVLYDKFLHEELVPGIQRECNVQKIGVGGASFGGYHALNFAFRHPEQVGHLFTMGAAFNIRSFLGNYYDDNVYFNNPPDFMPGAQNDEFHRMNIVLGTSEYDFCKGSNFQMSDILNRKGIRHQLDVTPWGDHDWPVWKDQFPRYLSMI
- a CDS encoding lipase family protein: MLSAVQLASYDNKALQLVDSSSDSLVYQPADYKVSVTRISYRTTLKDGSPITASGVIFLPEQAATHKPYPLLSFQHPTAFSNAEIPTGYNYGSASFSYQLYFATNGYIVTSPDYVGYGDASTTPHNYEHEQSLAQATIDMLLATKAYLAQQQISWNDQIFLAGYSEGGYATLSTQKLIERNYGSSLKLAGSSCGAGPYAMPAFFRYVTQNTTAGGVANQIYAWQTLSYNRIYSLNKPISYFFKAPYAELITQSLDNARTILLSFDQICTDEFLADVRNPASAFSQALDDNDLTDWSTPTATQFIHSQEDEIVPFLTSQQTYSAMRQRGSRNLNLVPIKTGGHVPTEVVFMNRSLSWFEQLRNQ